The following proteins come from a genomic window of Anopheles ziemanni chromosome 3, idAnoZiCoDA_A2_x.2, whole genome shotgun sequence:
- the LOC131287809 gene encoding metaxin-1 homolog, with amino-acid sequence MEIFVYRGEWGLPSIDYECSRLLAYLKFSGAKVTVNFNGNPFSSPNGMLPYMIADGKKVAGYGRIVEHLSAAGIGPPVGGGTIDVSGDQNHSTLLNGSMQYVQENLHPYFMYMLWGDPKNVDTTRTVYAKRIPIPFNFYCPRKYTVRTNDITQSLAGFSLEDSIEFHDVSEFAQNAKMCLNWIAEKFEENRWFLGNQPTEVDAMLYGYLSVLLKHTLPNNVLQNHIRQCPKLVQFVERTSATYFTKEAFNTYTSTGSTGGQQKNSSGSPNDSSSTSSSSQSTNDQSQKSNGGQTFHTGQQQDPDDGPKERRKRYILSGLVASVAMVGFALLNGILTLPHDRNHGNFMQYDDDEPGDYDDEN; translated from the exons ATGGAAATTTTCGTATATCGCGGTGAATGGGGTCTACCCTCCATTGACTACGAGTGCTCCCGGTTACTG GCATACCTGAAGTTTTCCGGCGCCAAAGTCACCGTAAATTTCAACGGCAACCCGTTCAGCTCCCCAAATGGCATGTTGCCGTACATGATAGCGGATGGTAAAAAGGTTGCTGGCTATGGAAGAATCGTTGAACATTTGTCAGCTGCCGGTATAGGCCCACCGGTAGGAGGAGGAACCATTGATGTGTCGGGCGATCAAAATCATTCTACTCTCTTGAATGGGTCCATGCAGTACGTGCAGGAAAATTTGCATCCGTACTTTATGTATATGCTTTGGGGCGATCCAAAGAACGTAGACACCACACGGACCGTCTATGCCAAGCGTATTCCAATTCCGTTCAATTTCTACTGCCCTCGGAAGTATACCGTACGGACTAACGATATCACGCAATCGTTGGCCGGGTTTTCACTGGAAGATTCGATCGAATTTCATGATGTCTCAGAG TTTGCTCAAAACGCAAAGATGTGTCTGAATTGGATTGCAGAAAAGTTTGAAGAAAATCGGTGGTTTCTTGGCAATCAACCTACGGAAGTTGATGCAATGCTCTACGGTTATCTTTCGGTGCTGCTTAAACATACCCTTCCCAACAATGTCCTTCAAAACCACATCCGCCAGTGCCCAAAGCTAGTCCAATTCGTCGAACGAACCTCGGCAACGTACTTTACAAAGGAGGCTTTTAACACATACACCTCCACTGGATCCACCGGAGGGCAGCAAAAAAACTCCTCAGGTAGTCCAAATGACTCCAGTTCTACATCTTCCTCCTCTCAATCGACGAATGATCAGTCGCAAAAAAGCAATGGTGGTCAGACGTTCCATACCGGACAGCAGCAGGATCCGGACGATGGCCCAAAAGAACGCCGAAAACGTTACATTTTGTCCGGGCTAGTGGCCAGCGTGGCAATGGTGGGTTTTGCCTTGTTGAATGGTATTTTAACG TTGCCACATGATCGTAATCATGGTAATTTTATGCagtatgatgatgatgaaccaGGCGATTACGATGATGAAAATTAG
- the LOC131287321 gene encoding 3-ketodihydrosphingosine reductase: MEHSTEIILTIGGIFLVHGLIFYFLTRKKRNIKGKHVVVTGGSSGIGMWAAIECVRLGAHVTIIARKVSLLEKALEELEKYRVRDTQKLQFRSLDLSQNHEAVTRTLDELESSVGPIYMLVNCAGMAICGTVEDTTIEDAHRLMDVNYFATFYPTRHVLPKMKAAGDGIIVITASQAALVGIYGYGAYAASKFALRGLAETIAMEASHRGVSVTLALPADTDTPGFENENRTKPEETKIISGSGGLAKPEDVGKRIVRDALKGSFFSILGLESWILSILCVGMAPWKGPLLCFVQFYLLGPLRLIGLLLQWNFQRIVKGCAKRRQQR, encoded by the exons ATGGAACATTCCACCGAAATAATCCTCACCATAGGCGGTATTTTCCTGGTGCATggattgatattttattttcttactcGTAAAAAACGGAACATCAAGGGCAAACATGTGGTCGTCACGGGCGGTTCCAGTGGAATCGGTATGTGGGCAGCGATCGAGTGTGTTCGACTGGGTGCCCATGTTACGATAATCGCGAGAAAGGTGTCCTTGCTCG aAAAAGCCCTTGAAGAGCTGGAAAAATATCGCGTGCGGGATACGCAAAAGCTTCAATTCCGTTCACTTGACCTCTCCCAGAACCATGAAGCGGTCACGCGTACCCTGGACGAACTGGAAAGCTCGGTCGGGCCGATATACATGCTGGTCAACTGTGCTGGTATGGCCATTTGTGGTACAGTCGAAGATACGACCATCGAAGACGCTCACCGGTTGATGGATGTCAACTACTTTGCTACCTTCTATCCGACGCGGCACGTGCTGCCGAAGATGAAGGCGGCCGGTGACGGCATCATCGTCATTACAGCGTCCCAGGCGGCACTTGTCGGTATCTATGGGTACGGTGCGTACGCAGCTTCGAAGTTCGCCCTCCGAGGGCTCGCCGAAACGATCGCCATGGAAGCAAGCCACCGTGGGGTTAGTGTAACGCTGGCCCTACCCGCCGACACGGACACGCCCGGGttcgaaaacgaaaaccgCACCAAACCGGAGGAAACGAAGATTATTTCCGGTTCGGGCGGTTTGGCTAAACCGGAAGATGTTGGCAAGCGGATCGTGCGTGACGCACTGAAGGGATCGTTTTTCTCCATCCTGGGCCTGGAAAGCTGGATACTCAGCATCCTGTGCGTCGGTATGGCACCGTGGAAGGGCCCGTTGCTCTGTTTCGTTCAATTCTACCTGTTGGGACCACTGCGGTTGATCGGTTTGCTGCTACAGTGGAACTTCCAGCGAATCGTGAAGGGTTGTGCCAAGCGGCGACAGCAGCGCTAA
- the LOC131284315 gene encoding mucin-19, which produces MFDQDRSTREGGSSRGLAAARPSTGESSDSPSFSGGSKSRLGLFAVGGGGLSRTLSTPPIAESTHIGNCSLGWNGASPGGQSKRRPTSPLQNNRSLFKSSGNLSSIGLGRSSLQVYADAQSPGLVNRLVRYYDADQSTVMNRSQSLSSVYNKPGQFPLVHLRKQELRYGANNAARRRGNLSTIRIAAPERSFLQQSKRSSILRTGSMFLSGVNNEASNDSLFGGRGGTVPGASKTTTSTTTTTTAGNESDAENRVITPCAELEATPTRSVLDALKEISRKRINNEELDADRIKKQCKELSELDAAGSGPPSSTAAVAIGTLGMATKRSREQAGSPSSPSEGGAVSAMDRAGNGTSIGGGDRQTLKKRFCTKNNDILSSLSSSTLIVNTPKRVALPRVERRFNMNQTPSVITPGTSMKYPMPTSSSTMLVGPTTPEKFSNMLLDSPSSTIRRKESSTNAGPKAMAPATTLPSTLMTTATGMAMIGEQREQPTRPKITLFNRPYDATVKNTSTVASDGEEDEHGEGGGKVQFVKPKDKSPQLSGSSSISSASSRDPLKKPSTSKLSVMLKCLNGDLDEDYEGEEDEVEEPGASTSASQPGLGFTFNSTTKDTVDAPAKEQNVAQPKQTETGKERPTETLSNAATAGTTPAATATSSGISALINSPIKDTGLGKISSVNETNSEKQAEGEKRNDPIPVVSPPQPGEAPIPIVFSIGASSPAKTTTAVSSTGFTSPTGGASTGSTATSGIVAPAATFSFGTTPVAAKKSDAPQTTTSANLISFSPAPAASGTTTFGSTFGAKPSSPVIQFGSVTTTQSTTQSTASSGSTFTFAGKAAASPTLASTTTTGAAPKVTSPTFTFGSGSTFSAFKTPTAPVSSTTPTKTTGVASPPSSGSLFAMPAPVPAAPGSTFTFGAKPAGGAIATTTAPGTLPSASSSSSVFGSVLGAGVPATTSSTTTGATLGTTFTFGGAATTAATTAAPAPTTAFTFGGAGATATNPPANAATSAPVSTTSSTFPAFGASASTAPAAAPFVFGGPKPSAVAGASTTAPTTTASSTTPASTNLFASAAAASSNTTATSNLFGGSSATGAPATGTNLFGGSASGSTSIFGAPAATNANQGPTSTAPGGGTTSSSSPFTFGAKPNTIAPLNGPSTNSTTGGSIFGAAAAAAQQPSSANQTTPGGLFTFGSGGAGTGSAPQVPTFGAPAASATTGTTGSNSSAAPFTFGAAASKPAQAAANAPAATAGGGIFGSIAGNNNSTNSSGNNNTGTVPAFGAGINGGATTGTFGGGAIFGSSATNSNPVAAGTGSGTSIFGSNTQTANGPQQNVPGQQASSGTGGLFTFGGAATNSSTGGNTFGSATNAAGASTTFGSLANNAASAGLTNGIGGNKPFTFGASATASPAQQQQQQQQAPAPAPVSGGFNFNLGSNAPNAAPKPFSFSAGNASTGNAVQSPPMFGSPASNQSSAAPFTFGASAANNNPTNNNNNNASNVASPGPFTFGQTQQQHQQQPQQQQQQQGTAFNFSAGNVAAVAPQPQQQQQQPPAFNFGAAAAQSPFGALTSPGAPPAFGGAPTFAAPVGGMPTFSIGTNSTPNGPPTGQRRIKFATRRVK; this is translated from the exons ATGTTCGATCAGGATCGATCGACGCGTGAAGGTGGATCGTCGAGGGGGTTGGCTGCTGCCCGACCGTCCACCGGGGAATCATCCGACTCACCTTCATTCAGTGGTGGTAGCAAGTCTAGGTTGGGCCTGTTCGCTGTTGGAGGAGGGGGACTAAGTCGAACGTTGAGCACACCGCCGATAGCGGAATCGACGCATATCGGCAACTGCAGTCTAGGTTGGAACGGTGCCAGCCCTGGTGGACAGTCCAAACGGAGGCCCACCTCACCGTTGCAAAACAATCGCAGTCTTTTTAAGAGTAGTGGAAACCTTTCCAGCATTGGGCTTGGGCGTTCAAGTTTACA AGTTTATGCCGATGCGCAAAGTCCGGGCTTGGTGAATCGATTGGTAAGATACTACGACGCCGATCAGTCAACCGTGATGAACCGTTCCCAGTCACTGTCGAGCGTGTACAACAAACCGGGCCAGTTCCCGTTGGTACATTTGCGCAAGCAGGAACTGCGCTACGGGGCAAACAACGCCGCTCGGCGACGGGGGAATCTGAGCACGATTCGGATCGCGGCACCAGAAAGATCGTTCTTGCAGCAAAGCAAACGTAGCAGCATTCTTCGCACTGGTTCCATGTTTCTTTCCGGTGTAAACAACGAAGCGTCAAACGATTCGTTGTTTGGTGGTCGCGGTGGAACGGTACCGGGTGCCTCAaaaaccactaccagcaccaccaccacaaccaccgcTGGAAACGAATCGGATGCGGAGAATCGAGTGATTACGCCTTGCGCCGAACTGGAAGCGACACCGACCCGGAGCGTACTAGACGCGTTGAAGGAAATATCACGCAAGCGTATCAACAACGAGGAGCTGGATGCGGATCGGATAAAAAAGCAGTGCAAGGAACTTTCCGAACTGGATGCGGCTGGCAGTGGGCCACCGTCGTCGACGGCAGCCGTTGCGATAGGCACGCTTGGAATGGCAACCAAGAGAAGCCGCGAACAGGCAGGCAGTCCATCGTCACCATCGGAAGGTGGTGCCGTGTCGGCAATGGACAGAGCGGGCAATGGAACGAGCATCGGTGGTGGTGACCGGCAAACACTCAAGAAGCGATTTTGTACCAAGAACAACGATATCCTCAGTTCGCTCAGCTCGAGCACGCTGATCGTAAACACCCCGAAACGTGTCGCATTGCCGCGCGTGGAACGGCGCTTCAACATGAACCAGACACCGTCGGTGATCACACCCGGAACCTCGATGAAGTACCCAATGCCAACGTCATCCTCCACCATGCTGGTGGGACCAACGACACCGGAAAAGTTCTCCAACATGCTGCTTGATTCACCTTCTTCCACGATTCGGCGTAAAGAGAGTTCAACAAACGCTGGTCCGAAAGCGATGGCACCAGCAACGACATTACCAAGTACCCTGATGACGACAGCAACGGGGATGGCGATGATCGGAGAGCAGCGGGAACAACCCACGCGACCAAAGATAACCCTCTTCAATCGCCCGTATGACGCCACGGTCAAAAACACATCGACCGTTGCTAGCGACGGCGAAGAGGACGAGCACGGCGAGGGCGGTGGAAAGGTGCAGTTTGTCAAGCCGAAGGACAAATCGCCACAGCTGAGCGGCAGCAGTAGCATCAGTAGCGCTTCGTCGCGTGACCCGCTCAAAAAGCCATCCACCTCGAAGCTGTCGGTCatgttgaaatgtttaaacGGCGATCTGGACGAAGATTacgaaggagaagaagatgaagtGGAGGAG CCAGGAGCATCAACGTCGGCATCACAGCCAGGATTAGGATTTACGTTCAATTCTACCACTAAAGATACGGTCGATGCTCCGGCAAAGGAACAGAACGTGGCTCAACCCAAGCAGACGGAAACGGGTAAGGAAAGGCCAACTGAAACCCTTTCCAACGCTGCGACAGCAGGAACAACACCGGCGGCCACGGCAACGAGTAGCGGCATTTCGGCGCTTATCAACAGTCCAATCAAAGATACTGGTTTGGGAAAAATTTCTTCCGTCAATGAGACCAACTCCGAGAAGCAGGCGGAAGGTGAAAAGCGGAATGACCCGATTCCCGTTGTGTCACCGCCGCAGCCCGGTGAAGCTCCAATACCGATTGTCTTTTCTATCGGTGCCTCATCGCCGGCAAAGACAACAACTGCGGTCAGTTCGACGGGTTTTACATCACCAACTGGCGGTGCATCGACGGGTTCCACTGCTACGTCGGGAATTGTTGCTCCCGCGGCAACGTTCTCCTTCGGTACCACGCCAGTTGCGGCGAAAAAATCCGACGCTCCACAGACGACGACCTCGGCGAACCTGATTTCATTCTCTCCAGCACCAGCGGCGTCTGGAACTACGACGTTTGGATCAACGTTTGGGGCTAAACCATCCTCTCCGGTGATTCAATTTGGCAGTGTGACAACCACCCAATCGACGACGCAGTCGACAGCCTCGTCTGGATCGACGTTTACTTTCGCTGGTAAAGCAGCGGCTTCCCCTACGTTGGCATCAACGACGACCACTGGAGCTGCACCTAAAGTGACCTCCCCGACGTTCACCTTCGGCAGTGGAAGCACGTTCAGTGCGTTCAAGACACCGACAGCGCCGGTTTCCTCGACGACGCCCACCAAAACAACCGGAGTGGCCAGTCCACCAAGCTCCGGCTCACTGTTTGCCATGCCTGCTCCAGTGCCGGCCGCTCCAGGATCTACTTTTACTTTCGGTGCAAAACCAGCTGGCGGGGCCATCGCCACCACGACCGCACCCGGTACTCTACCGTCGgcgtcgtcctcctcctcaGTGTTTGGCTCCGTGCTGGGTGCCGGCGTTCCGGCAACGACCTCATCCACAACTACGGGAGCAACGCTTGGAACAACCTTTACCTTTGGTGGGGCGGCAACAACTGCTGCCACAACTGCGGCGCCGGCACCAACGACAGCTTTTACCTTTGGTGGCGCCggggcaacagcaacaaacccCCCGGCAAACGCTGCGACGTCTGCGCCAGTCTCTACAACCTCGTCGACATTCCCCGCGTTTGGTGCATCGGCATCGACAGCTCCCGCTGCGGCACCATTCGTGTTCGGTGGTCCAAAGCCTTCCGCAGTCGCTGGCGCCTCCACGACGGCACCAACGACGACAGCGTCATCGACTACGCCTGCGTCGACCAACCTCTTCGCCTCTGCGGCAGCGGCTTCGTCCAACACTACCGCCACCTCGAATCTGTTCGGCGGCTCATCGGCCACTGGAGCACCAGCAACCGGCACGAACCTGTTCGGTGGAAGCGCGTCCGGAAGTACGTCCATTTTCGGTGCGCCAGCAGCAACCAATGCAAACCAAGGACCGACCTCCACGGCACCCGGTGGTGGCACGACATCGTCCTCCAGTCCGTTCACGTTCGGTGCGAAGCCGAACACAATCGCACCACTGAATGGGCCATCGACTAATTCGACCACCGGTGGATCAATCTTTGGTGCTGCCGCTGCAGCTGCACAGCAACCTTCCTCCGCCAACCAGACTACACCGGGTGGACTGTTTACATTCGGCTCGGGAGGTGCCGGCACTGGATCAGCACCGCAGGTGCCTACCTTTGGTGCCCCAGCGGCGTCGGCTACCACTGGGACCACCGGATCAAACTCCTCGGCAGCGCCTTTCACGTTCGGTGCGGCTGCCTCGAAACCGGCCCAAGCGGCTGCAAATGCCCCTGCCGCCACCGCAGGAGGTGGTATTTTTGGTTCCATTGCGGGCAATAACAATagcaccaacagcagcggCAATAACAACACGGGTACCGTTCCTGCATTCGGTGCGGGAATTAACGGCGGTGCCACAACCGGTACTTTCGGTGGGGGTGCAATCTTCGGTTCGTCTGCCACCAATAGCAATCCGGTGGCTGCTGGCACTGGCAGTGGAACGTCAATTTTCGGTTCCAACACACAAACCGCCAACGGTCCACAGCAGAACGTGCCCGGACAGCAGGCATCATCCGGCACCGGAGGACTATTTACATTCGGTGGTGCCGCCACCAACAGTTCGACCGGAGGAAACACATTCGGCAGTGCAACAAACGCAGCCGGTGCCTCCACCACATTCGGAAGTTTGGCGAATAACGCTGCATCGGCTGGCCTTACCAACGGTATCGGTGGCAACAAACCGTTCACCTTCGGTGCAAGCGCCACGGCTTCGCCggctcaacagcagcagcaacaacaacaagcgcCGGCACCAGCCCCAGTATCCGGTGGGTTCAATTTCAACCTCGGTTCGAACGCCCCGAATGCAGCACCGAAGCCGTTCTCCTTCTCCGCTGGGAACGCGTCCACTGGAAACGCAGTCCAATCACCGCCGATGTTTGGATCACCCGCGTCCAATCAATCTTCGGCAGCCCCGTTTACCTTCGGTGCTTCCGCAGCGAACAACAAccccaccaacaacaacaacaacaatgccAGCAATGTAGCCTCCCCGGGACCGTTCACCTTTGGTCAaacgcaacaacagcaccaacaacaaccgcagcagcagcaacaacagcagggaACGGCTTTCAACTTCTCCGCCGGCAATGTGGCGGCCGTCGCACCGCaaccccagcagcagcagcagcaaccgccaGCGTTTAACTTCGGTGCCGCGGCGGCACAGTCACCGTTCGGGGCGCTCACCAGTCCCGGTGCCCCACCGGCATTCGGTGGTGCGCCCACGTTCGCCGCACCGGTCGGTGGTATGCCGACATTCAGCATCGGTACAAACTCGACCCCGAACGGACCGCCGACCGGTCAGCGAAGGATAAAGTTCGCAACCCGTCGGGTCAAGTGA
- the LOC131287235 gene encoding methyl-CpG-binding domain protein 2, whose protein sequence is MNVSIERKRNDCVALPKGWQREEVLRKTGLSAGKVDVYYYSRGMRADTSLIPPIRQTASIFKQPVTVVRSQEPENSKVKRELQHGSQVKPKQLFWEKRLEKSGASNTHNEEIGTIELPKRLRPIGPGIRETTLLQSLATALHHNTHPVTGQTASKTSLNTNVGVFINPDQPLMTNVTITEEDIKRQEERVQNARLQLQEALRA, encoded by the exons ATGAATGTATCCATCGAACGGAAGCGTAATGATTGTGTGGCACTACCCAAGGGATGGCAAAGGGAAGAGGTGCTCCGCAAGACGGGCCTATCGGCCGGAAAGGTCGATGTGTACTATTACAG TCGCGGAATGCGAGCAGACACCTCACTCATCCCACCGATCAGGCAAACGGCATCGATCTTCAAACAGCCAGTGACGGTTGTACGATCACAGGAGCCCGAAAACAGCAAAGTAAAGCGAGAGCTCCAGCATGGAAGTCAGGTTAAACCAAAGCAATTGTTCTGGGAAAAACGACTAGAG AAATCCGGAGCAAGTAATACTCACAACGAGGAGATCGGCACTATCGAGCTGCCAAAGCGGCTACGACCGATCGGTCCGGGCATTCGAGAAACAACGCTACTGCAATCGTTAGCCACTGCCCTGCATCACAACACACACCCCGTGACCGGCCAGACAGCCTCGAAGACGTCGCTCAACACGAATGTTGGGGTGTTTATCAATCCGGACCAACCTCTGATGACCAATGTAACGATCACAGAAGAGGACATCAAACGACAAGAGGAACGTGTCCAGAACGCTCGATTACAGCTACAGGAAGCGTTGCGTGCGTAG
- the LOC131286871 gene encoding vacuolar protein sorting-associated protein 45, whose product MNVIRAIQLYIDKMISDAGPGMKMLMMDRETISIVSMAFAQSEMLQKEVFLFERIDSARSNERLKYLKCIVFIRPTRDNVLRLQRELRSPKYGSYYINFSNIIPRTDIKALAESDESESVREVKEIYADYLPVNPNLFSLHIPTCLQALNWNPEALERSTQGLVSILLSFKFRPAIRYRAGSNVAQTLAKKVHETINKETALFSFRPPEDGAAPPLLLILDRRDDPITPLLNQWTYQAMVHELLTINKQRVDLSGVSGVPKDLKEVVLSTEQDEFYANNLYANFGEIATTIKVLMDEFQKKAHDQRKIESIADMKNFVETYPQFRKMSGTVTKHLVLISELSVQVGRQQLFEVSELEQEIACRADHSTQLQRVKKLVAEGKLGAANALRLVLLYAMRYERHANCDTSGLLKLLLDRGGRSHIVPRMLEYISTVARQELFNTVKITDAVKLTRNLIKELKGVENVYAQHECVLKGTLEEVIKGRPLDAQYPIMGNEVPFRRPPAEVIVFIVGGATYEEALAVHRYNQEGCRIVLGGTTIHNSGSFIEEVLAATAGVPFKHSRSLQQFHQAPPGTA is encoded by the exons ATGAATGTAATCCGTGCAATACAATTGTATATCGATAAAATGATCAGTGATGCCGGCCCGGGCATGAAGATGCTCATGATGGATCGTGAAACG ATCAGTATTGTATCGATGGCCTTTGCGCAGTCGGAAATGCTGCAAAAGGAGGTGTTCCTATTCGAACGAATCGACTCTGCTCGATCGAATGAACGACTCAAGTACCTAAAGTGTATCGTGTTCATCCGCCCGACGAGGGATAATGTGTTGAGGTTGCAACGGGAACTGCGGAGCCCCAAATATGGCTCTTACTATATCA ATTTCAGTAACATTATCCCCCGAACGGACATTAAAGCCCTGGCCGAAAGCGACGAAAGTGAATCGGTGCGTGAGGTAAAGGAAATCTACGCCGACTATCTGCCGGTAAATCCGAACCTCTTCTCGCTGCACATTCCCACCTGCCTGCAGGCCCTCAACTGGAACCCGGAGGCACTGGAACGGTCGACGCAGGGTTTAGTGAGCATACTGCTATCGTTTAAATTTCGTCCCGCCATACGTTACCGGGCTGGCTCGAACGTGGCACAAACGCTCGCAAAGAAGGTACACGAAACAATCAACAAAGAGACCGCGCTTTTTAGCTTCCGACCGCCAGAGGACGGTGCTGCCCCACCGCTACTGCTCATACTGGACCGCCGAGATGATCCAATCACACCACTGCTCAACCAGTGGACCTACCAGGCGATGGTACACGAATTGCTTACGATCAACAAACAGCGGGTTGACCTGTCGGGTGTATCCGGGGTCCCGAAGGACCTGAAGGAAGTGGTGCTCTCGACGGAGCAGGACGAATTCTATGCCAATAACTTGTACGCAAACTTTGGTGAGATCGCCACCACGATCAAGGTTTTGATGGACGAATTTCAGAAGAAAGCGCACGATCAGCGCAAGATCGAAAGCATTGCAGATATGAAAAATTTTGTCGAAACATACCCCCAGTTTCGCAAAATGTCCGGCACAGTTACGAAACATCTGGTACTGATCAGTGAGCTATCGGTGCAGGTTGGCCGTCAGCAGCTTTTTGAAGTGTCCGAGCTGGAACAGGAAATTGCCTGCCGTGCGGACCATTCGACGCAGTTGCAGCGGGTGAAGAAGCTGGTCGCAGAAGGGAAGCTGGGTGCAGCAAATGCGCTCCGGTTGGTGCTGCTCTACGCCATGCGGTACGAGCGGCATGCAAACTGCGACACATCAGGTTTACTAAAGCTCCTGCTAGATCGTGGTGGACGGTCGCACATCGTACCGCGAATGCTCGAGTACATAAGTACCGTTGCACGACAGGAACTTTTCAACACGGTCAAGATAACGGATGCGGTAAAGTTGACCCGCAATCTAATTAAAGAGCTAAAAGGCGTGGAGAATGTTTATGCACAGCACGAGTGCGTGCTCAAGGGAACGCTCGAGGAAGTCATCAAAGGAAGACCGCTCGATGCGCAGTATCCGATCATGGGGAATGAGGTACCGTTCCGTCGGCCGCCGGCCGAGGTGATCGTTTTTATTGTCGGTGGAGCCACGTACGAAGAGGCATTGGCCGTGCATCGATACAACCAGGAGGGCTGCCGCATCGTCCTCGGTGGAACGACGATCCACAACTCGGGGTCGTTCATTGAGGAAGTGCTGGCCGCCACTGCTGGCGTACCGTTTAAGCATTCGCGCTCGTTGCAACAGTTCCATCAGGCTCCACCTGGCACAGCCTAG